The genomic stretch ACTTGAAAAGGGGGCAGACACTAGTGTTCCAGACAACGAAAACGCAACGCCTCTTCTTTTTGCTGCTCGAAAAGGCTATGAAGAAATTGCATGTCTTCTTCTAAACGATCCCAGGACAAATGTGAATAATGCCAATTCTGCAGGAATAACGCCATTTCTGGGAGCGTGCTCCAGTGGGGACCGATCTCTTTGTGAAATGCTGCTAGCTCGTGGCGCAAATCTGACGGCAAAGTCTTTGAATCTGACCACGGCACTTCATTTTGCAGTACTGAGCGGAAACGTAGAAATCTGTGAACTAATAATCACTGCAGGTAAGTAATCAAAACGAGAATTGttaaatacagtcgaacctctccacaacggccactttggggacagaagaaagtggccgttgtggagagttGGCCGTTATGGGAAAGTAGGGGTGtaatatgacaatttttttagggAGTACAACATGTTTATTGTGCTAAGTTCATGCTTACTGTCTCCCATAATGGTAATAATCCAATGTTTAATAATATACAGAGACAAAAGTACGCAAAAAGTTtcattgtggagaggtggccattgtagagaggtggccattgtggagaggtggccttTGTAGAgtggtggccgttgtagagaggtggccgttgtggagaggtggccgttgtagagaggagGTCGTTGTAGAGAGGAGGCCGTTGTAAAGAgttggccgttgtggagaggtggccgttgtagagaggagGGCGTTGTAGAGAgttggccgttgtggagaggtggccgttgtagagaggtggcagTTGTAGAGAgttggccgttgtagagaggaggccgttgtagagaggtggccgttgtggagaggtggccgttgtagagaggtggccgttgtggagaggtggccgttgtagagaggaggccgttgtagagaggtggccgttgtggagaggtggccgttgtagagaggtggccgttgtggagaggtggccgttgtagagaggaggccgttgtagagaggtggccgttgtagagaggtggccgttgtggagaggtggccgttgtagagaggaggccgttgtagagaggtggccgttgtagagaggtggccgttgtagagaggtggccgttgtggagaggtggccctTGTAGAGAGgaggccgttgtagagaggtggccgttgtagagaggagGCCGTTGCAGAGAgttggccgttgtggagaggtggccgttgtagagaggtggccgttgtagagaggtggccgttgtggagaggtggccgttgtagagaggtggccgttgtagagaggtggctgttgtggagaagtggccattgtggagaagtggccattgtggagaggtggccgttgtggagagctggccgttgtagagaggtggctgttgtggaaaaatggccgttgtagagaggtggccattgtggagaggtggctgttgtggagAAGTGGCCTTTttaaggctcgggaaattattaggatttggacaaaacgcaaacGAAATTATtacctaatttcactcgtcaccatttgattacacatactaacgccataaaacaatgaaactgaTTACACAAAGCCTGAATGTGAATTTCAGGAACTATCGCCACACCAAGTAAATAATTTcgcttgcgttttgtccaaatcctaataatttccctcgcctaaaggctcgggaaattataaggatttggacaaaacgcaagcgaaactattccctaatttcacgagtataccatttgattacctattaatatcatgggtgacgaattacgttagcaatcttggatttttgacatgtttatcttggatcgtatcgatcgagaactccactgactccactctctcgaacgtttagagcttaaatttgactcaagttaagaatttttcgacaaaatacctgttagaatccttcttgatgtgctctttggtgtgttcaggttttctaaagcgtctttatatgccctggcatcttcattcatgacattttaaaacttcgtcgccatctttaCACTGAGACGTAcagaaggttgccatggcaattttgtaattttacaagtgaaattacaaattttcgctgaaatttcgcgccaaaattacggagtaattcgtcacctatgatattacacGTGAAATCTCATGGCTTTGTAATTGTTATTGCCTGATGGATTATGACAAAACTCAGAATTTTTGCGTTGTGGAAACTGTGGAAAATCTTTATCTTACCTCAGGCCTTAGAAGACTAGTGGCATAAGATGTGTATGTGAAATGTGTGTTTATGCGTTTCTCGTGATCCATACCTTACTTTACGAATTAAGCTGTTTGACAAGCAATAGATTTTATATCGAAACGCTCTAATAGTACCTAAGGTACATATTATTATAAACTTAGGAGTGCTTACCATGAAACTAATAAAAAACcccgaaaaaaacaacaacaacaaaaacaacaaaatgtaGCTAACCATTCACACATCTCTCGGTTTCAGTTTCGTGCGACACATTTTCCCGCCTCCAGTAAGGAAAATGTTAGTTCTGTGGTGAGCTGAGAAATGGCTCACTCTTGTGCCACCTACCAGGAACCCCATCGAGAGTTTTCTTTCAAATGGCAATTACCTCTGTAAGTAACGAGGGTTGTAGCGTAAAAATCAGTCACAAACCATTGTCTCCCCTCCCAGCTGTCTAAGAGTTAATCAAGGAAAACAAACACGAAAGAAAGTTGCTTAAGTAGGCTAACTTGTGCCGTACCACGCAGTACAGTCtagctttgttttttgtttgcttgtttacaGCGAAGAAGCAGAGCTCATCTCTAAAGGATATTTTAGACGATAGGGATATAGAGGACACATCTGCATTGCACATGAGTAGTGTCAAGGGTTACAGTAGAATAACCGAGCTATTATTACGCCATGGAGCAGACTATGAAGCCGTAAAAGGAGTAAACTCTATCACACCTTTGAACCTGTCGGCCATGAGCGGTCATGCGGAAACAACAAAGCTGCTGATTTCTAGTGGGGCGGGGACTGAATGCAGAGATGGGCAGTTACAGACACCATTGCACATGTAAGCTTGACCATATAAAGTCCAGACCGCGTAACCAGGGCCTCTTACTCATCTCTGCTGAGAAAGATTGACAAGGCCCCCGatctctttaattttaaaacgaGACGGAGGGAGGGAGAAGTGGAGGCGAAGAGTTTGACGCTTTATAAAATTTTCTACATAGGTGTGCCACTGAGCGTGATTCTAAACCCAGTTCCCTCCCGCCCCTCATCCGTTTAGGCCAAGTCAACTACTGCTTCAGAACGCTGAATGCTGTAGGCCCAAATAGAAACCTGCTGTAAGACCATTTACCAGTGCTAAAAGAGGTCATGCGAGGAAGTGCCCCCGCGCCCCCGCGCCCCCGCCCGTGTTAAGGTAAATTACAAAAATTTGCCAGTATCAGACTATGGTAGAGCTAGTAGAGATATTGATCATCCCTAAAATTTTTAGTCAAtgttttttcagctttttaggCAAGGCTTTCCTCTGTTTAAAGGGCAGTTTAATATACGATTTATTACGTAAAACTGGGCTTATGTCATCTGCAAAATCGATTACATTACAAACTTACAGTGTACTTGGTTTTCAAGAAGCCGAATTATCTCAAGGttgttttcgtttccttttcaGCGATGTAGGTTTGATCTACGATTATTCTTAATATTTGTCTTCTTCAGAAGGACAAAAAACTTGTCTCATATATCATCGCATTTTTCCTAGGTCAGCGATTTATAATCATCCCAAAATAGCAGAGATCCTGTTGGAAAAAGGAGCTGAAATGGAGGTTAAAAATATGATGGACTTGACACCGTTTTTGCTGGCTGTAATTCATGGAGCAAAAGAAACCGCGGAGCTGCTCCTTGATCGTGGAGCTAACCTGTTAGCTCTCGACTTTGCACATAACAGCTGCCTTCATTTAGCTGTGATGCATAAGCAAGTGGCGATGGTTCAACTGTTACTAGAAAGAGGCAAAGAAAAATTGATGAAACTTGAGAGATACGATCACAAGACCGTGATACACCTTGCTGCCTGTTACCAGGAGACTCAGGTACATTTGATCGTACTGCGCATAATTTTCCACTTAACCGAAAATAAGTCAAAATATGCCCTGGTGGTGATTGGTTGATTGAGTGTCAAATAACAGTTAAAATGACGGTCTAAAACCAGCTTCTGTAATGCAAGAAGAAGATTGGCCTATCACGTTTTGTAATGCAAAATTAGTAGAGTATTAAAAGTAAAGGCAGGTGAATTAAGGCTGATCCCAGCAGATTTTGATGGGTTTTGTCCAATACACACGAACAGAGTCGGTTCCTTGAGGAAGATGTAGTAGTAAATgatttttgttaactttttcaTCCCTTCGACAGATTCTTGATATTCTTCTAAAGACAAGTTTTGTAACCGGAGAAAAGGATATAAACGATAGGATACCACTACATCATGCAGCAGAAAATGGATCACTGGAATCCATTAAGTCTCTTTTGAGATGGCCTTCCCTACTAAAGCTTGTAAACGCCAGAGATGAAGTTGCAATGACTCCACTACACCTCGCAGCATTGAATAAACACAGGTGAGGAGTCTATTGTGGGTGCTTTgatatgcaaatgtgtcacCCATTCAATAAGGTGTAGATAAACCTTCTTCATTTGGTCGGGTGCGAAGTCGAGACAGCCCATCACTCGATACCAAGAGAGAGAGCGACAACCTTAGACAAAGCCTGTTGAGACGCATTACAGAAAAACCTATTTTTTGCACTCGTTCAGACAAAAATGCTTACCCTCGCAAATTGAAAGACTGTTTCCCAATCAGAAGTGCATATTAAATATGACGTGAAATTTGATGCATGGCATGTATCATTCTAGCGTTGCGAAGTGTTGAgtcttaattttgtttcttttgttttgttttttcttttcagtgagGCTTGTCGGCTCCTGATATCCAAAGGGGCTGATATTGCCGCTCAAAATAATCATCAACGAACACCTCTTCACTTGGCAGTGCAATCAGGCTCACTGGAAACTGTTCAATGTCTGCTAGATCCTATGCTGTTTAATACGTTAGAAATAACGGACGCGGACCAAAACACCCCACTTCACTTAGCTTGCATGCAAAATTGCCTCAATCTACTCAATTTCTTGTTAGACAAAGGTGCTGATGTTACGGCGCTTAACAAAGATAATATGACGTGTTTGGATATGGCAATCGAGTGGGACTCTGTGGAAGTTGCAAGGACGCTTGTTAAACACGAGAGGTAAATGTGAATGTGAGGATGCGTAACGTGTgacccgggttcgaatcccgctcGGAATAGTAACTGGAACTGTTTTTCGGTCTTTCCGATTTCAAATCCTCGGTTATTCTCGTAAATAGCCATAAGAACTTGCGGGGTTTTTTGCCGTTTTCAGGCAAGCACGAAGCTCCTCCCCCTCGGTCTGAAAAACCACTCGAAAAACATGGcgcctgttctgcaggctaattaacaattattcctcgagcccgaacgGGCTCTGAGTTCGGCCGAATGGGctgttgactcagaggccatgagggcgagaggaataattgttttagtaaaatccaactagttggttaaaaaatatcgagacaaaacaactttaaaactgtgaaagaaCGTGCGggtttttttgccgttttcagGCAAGCACGAAGaattaaatcatttttttcccgccaaattgccagtgcttttcgctactagtgggctataacatatagcctagtagtagctcaaccaatcaaaatgcagcattgataatagaccactagttggattttactaatagcAAAAATCCTCCTGTCAGATGAGCTCttcaattaattttattgtgttCTGCAAAACCTGATTTTTAATGGTTTTGGACTGACCAAAATCCATGCATGAAGCCTGCTTAAAATAACccttatcattatcattactattatcattgtcattatcataaTCGTTGtcgttatcgttattattatcaatttaaGCCCTTTTGGACGGGTTATCGTtctcgttatcattatcatatcCGAACACCTTCGATCTGTAACAGCTaaaatattatcattttttttactgtaggtGGAGAGAAGTGCTTTGTGGTCACACATCTAAAATTCCTCCAATGGAAAAGCTAATAATGAAGCTTCCAGAAGTCGCAGAAATAGTTTTGGATCAGTGCATCAGCTACTCCACCCTTCCCACAGAGCACACTGACTTTACGGTCACCTTCACCTTCTCCCCGCTCGATCCACCCACTTCTTTATCATCAAGTAGCCACCACTTTTTCGCTCCTGCTACCATGGCGAACTACCGGAGAGAAAGCCTTTTGAATCACAGTGTCACACAGGTGCTTCTTCGATGGAAATGGGCTGTTCTGGGAAAGTTTCTCTACTACTTTAATTTCACCATCTTCTTTATATTTCTCgtcctgttttctttctttattgttGACCAGAGGAGCCAAGTGAGGGATTTGTCCGGGAGTGACATAAATGCTACGACGAATGTGACCAGTGGCGACTCCAAAGGAATCCCGGCTgtgatttttacttttttaatagTCAGAATTCTGATTGAGATAATTCAGATGTTTTTGCAACAACTAGAGTACTTTACAGATTACACGAACGTTCTGGACTCGTGTCTTTACATAACCACGATGATTTTCATATTGCCTTATGTGACAACAGAAGATCTTTTTGGGGACGTTCGAGTACACTGGACCGCTGGAGTACTTGCTCTTCTCCTATGTTATGTGAATTTTTGTCTGAGTCTTCGTCGCTTGAGTTCAGTGGCAATTTACGTGACCATGTATGTTGAAGTGTTGTTAACATTTCTTAAGGTAATCGCCATCTTCGTTGCAGTCCTTATTGGCTTTGCATTGGTTTTTCACGTTCTACTAAAAGAAGAGGTGAGCTAAGGTTTGAATGTGTCTTTTCCCCCTTTCTTTCTGCAAACTGATCAAACCGAAATTTTCCGTTAGATACCCAGGGATACAACTAGACTGTTCTGTTTTTAAAGTATTAGTATCACCTTATGAAGCGTCCAAAACGTTAGGCTCTACAAACTAGACGTTGCATATAATACTTACGTTAACGCTATCGGTTAATGATTCTATCAATGCTTCCAAAGATCCCAAAATGGAAACTGAGGCGTTTGGTTTTATCAAATATCTTTGCTATAACGATGTCAAAGCACAACCCTTTTACTGACAGAAGTTTATTGCAAATTCTCGGCTATGaaagttgtttaatttttttcttgaaaagatgATACTGACCGTTTTAAGGATTGATTGCCACAGAGAAGCAAATGAAATGGAAGTGCAGTGCTGAGATTGTATTCATTTTCCGCAAAAGCAGTCAGTCTGGTACCCACTTTGGTACAGATTGGGTGTATCTGACATTTTTTGCTCTACTTTTAGCAAGTTGGAATTTTTTGATTTAGATAATAATGTTATTGCCCCAAGACATGTCTAAGTCGTTTAGCTTCATGGAACGCAGTTCATGACTTGGTGACTGTTATCTTGCGGATGCTTGACCGGCACAGTAACAGTCCAATAAATTGATTgttgtatgatttttttaatctgTAAAGTCTCGTGCTTTTATGTGGTAGTGTTGGTATAACAGAGTGAAGATAACCATTGCTATTTTTTGGTTGCACTTTAAATGTGTCCGGTAACGTGCATGGCTAACAACAGTTTTAACTGATTAATAGCATTCgtaatttgaaattttcttgttttcttttttacaggACAACTTCACAACATTCTGGTTTTCCTTCGTTAAAATTATCGTTATGATGCTTGGAGAAATGGACTACTCCGATTTATTGACTAGTAACGTGGTGGGCGATGTCAAGGTCCCGGGAACTAATTTCCTGTATGTACCTCTTCCTAAGCTGTCTTATGTCATGTTTGTGCTGTTTGTGCTGGCAGTGTCCATTGTCCTTATGAATCTACTGGTAAGTGACGTTTGTGTTAATGGAACGATATATATTGATggaattgtttttattctttaagGGGGTTATTCTACAATCCCGGGAAAAAGTCGTTGGGACAGTGATGCAGTattcataattttctgtaatttctggTTGCCTTTATAAtacagtgcatccttttcgaaacttcctggcagttctccctccccccaccctatacaattCTGAAACTCGTAAAAAataattctggatacacgcgtccaacgtTGTTTATGGGGTGGGGCAAGGGGTTGGGCATCTGTCAATTGAAAAAAAGCCCCACAAATTCAAAGACTTTGGTCTATAATTGTAGCTTTTAATTACTTATTTTTCATGAAGATTATTTGTTCTCGTCACACTATCACCCTTCTAGCCACCTTATCCTATTAGCATGTGTTCCCTCCAATGCTTCCTACACCACACGACCTTCCAACCCtttctgttccattttattcaATTTGATCTCGTTTGTCATCTCATCCTATCCAATAGAGACCTTCAGATtctaggacgagaacgactacgagtacgggATTTGACTTAAGTTTTTTCGAGTATTCTCCAAttatagacaccccggaaagcttcattgcacttatttttcaccaaaaaaattagCACTATTATCTTTACCGAAGGAGTGTAAGCCATATCCCGgccacaaaatgataaaatctttAACACTTTAAAACTTGTTTCCGTTACCActacattctcgctaaaactcgtagtggAATGACGACAGCAATcatattttcccgccaaaatgacgctggttcacgcacAAGCACTatttagtattgagaaaatctcgcaCTCGGCTCAGAATCTACAGCTCTCTAATGCCACCACATCTTTTAAAGCGTTTTCACATGTCGTCACGTCCACCATATTAGTGTTAAAAAACAGTGAAACGGCAGTCATGTTGGTGTTCCTGTGGGAGTTAAACCTTTATAAACGTTATCTCATGTAACAACTTTCGTTTGTTCCGATTTATTTGCAAAGCTActgaccacgtgagtgaaaacgcccTATATCGCCTCCGCAGTTGTCCCTGCCATTTTTacgacacttagaaaatttttgacctgttattgagagtgtttctatgaaaaagaaagaaaatcgcgACCTAGGGTCAAACCGGGCCTCGAACCCGGACTCTTCGTATCCTAATCTCTCTCCCTTATCACTACACTACCTCACAGACCCGCCAAATTTCcgaaaaatttaaaagtaaatacactagcaaACTTTCCTTCTTAAGTGTTACATCAACAACAGGTGACTCTAACCCTTTCGTGAATTTTAACGAAAATTCAACTTGGGCTCCAACGTCGTTCTTTCTGACACGATTCGAAAAcgcattttttgcctttttgta from Porites lutea chromosome 1, jaPorLute2.1, whole genome shotgun sequence encodes the following:
- the LOC140951045 gene encoding transient receptor potential cation channel subfamily A member 1-like, with the translated sequence MAEKTNISEDSYVRFTDSPTIRTKLFPSGATVTPLNLGKGDAAMELNPSKKHPGKFNEKFQQMLSQGKGVSVFETLNPERLKLEGLQLPLADENFLCSKDSDGFTVLHHAARCNQAHVVKFLVEKGAGIDLVENNGYTPLHVAVRHKNTEAVQALLEKGADTSVPDNENATPLLFAARKGYEEIACLLLNDPRTNVNNANSAGITPFLGACSSGDRSLCEMLLARGANLTAKSLNLTTALHFAVLSGNVEICELIITAAKKQSSSLKDILDDRDIEDTSALHMSSVKGYSRITELLLRHGADYEAVKGVNSITPLNLSAMSGHAETTKLLISSGAGTECRDGQLQTPLHMSAIYNHPKIAEILLEKGAEMEVKNMMDLTPFLLAVIHGAKETAELLLDRGANLLALDFAHNSCLHLAVMHKQVAMVQLLLERGKEKLMKLERYDHKTVIHLAACYQETQILDILLKTSFVTGEKDINDRIPLHHAAENGSLESIKSLLRWPSLLKLVNARDEVAMTPLHLAALNKHSEACRLLISKGADIAAQNNHQRTPLHLAVQSGSLETVQCLLDPMLFNTLEITDADQNTPLHLACMQNCLNLLNFLLDKGADVTALNKDNMTCLDMAIEWDSVEVARTLVKHERWREVLCGHTSKIPPMEKLIMKLPEVAEIVLDQCISYSTLPTEHTDFTVTFTFSPLDPPTSLSSSSHHFFAPATMANYRRESLLNHSVTQVLLRWKWAVLGKFLYYFNFTIFFIFLVLFSFFIVDQRSQVRDLSGSDINATTNVTSGDSKGIPAVIFTFLIVRILIEIIQMFLQQLEYFTDYTNVLDSCLYITTMIFILPYVTTEDLFGDVRVHWTAGVLALLLCYVNFCLSLRRLSSVAIYVTMYVEVLLTFLKVIAIFVAVLIGFALVFHVLLKEEDNFTTFWFSFVKIIVMMLGEMDYSDLLTSNVVGDVKVPGTNFLYVPLPKLSYVMFVLFVLAVSIVLMNLLVGLAVGDIDSIQKTATLRNLMDQASLVDSIQRRYPKWVLRRAYKTSLEIKPNQNQLLHSLALSGSGLVDSDFMNTLRKQQSDSGDNEKETNDFQQRLERQEESIKNLQAAVDAQTELLRAIADKLDIGK